One window from the genome of Pristiophorus japonicus isolate sPriJap1 unplaced genomic scaffold, sPriJap1.hap1 HAP1_SCAFFOLD_272, whole genome shotgun sequence encodes:
- the LOC139247552 gene encoding zinc finger protein 768-like, whose protein sequence is MEGAGQKVFPGASGSGPAGKPLTCPTCGDHFSRPHSLQQHRRIHAGQRTAPEMSFTRSAALGSFQMCNNGERFAFCDVCGKGFTVARLLARHQAAHSGQEAHRCPLCGKTFALADNLRTHRRLHCRALDSDREQLERHHRRRALKYSFVCRLCGQGFSRSHYLDRHARQHEAETPPASANAPAAAENASSSSSSSSASASAAPPSSFICHLCGDSFARWASLQDHRCSQPEPAAATPAPPQPLPPVEEEEEEEEEADGRQRRATDPAPDK, encoded by the coding sequence AtggagggagcggggcagaaggtGTTTCCGGGAGCGAGCGGGAGCGGCCCAGCGGGGAAGCCCCTGACCTGCCCCACCTGCGGCGACCACTTCTCGCGACCCCACAGCCTCCAGCAGCACCGGCGGATCCACGCCGGCCAGCGGACAGCCCCGGAGATGAGCTTCACCCGCTCGGCGGCCCTGGGCTCCTTCCAGATGTGCAACAACGGCGAGCGCTTCGCCTTCTGCGACGTGTGCGGCAAGGGCTTCACCGTGGCCCGCCTGCTGGCCCGCCACCAGGCCGCCCACAGCGGGCAGGAGGCCCACCGCTGCCCGCTGTGCGGCAAGACCTTCGCGCTGGCCGACAACCTGCGCACGCACCGCCGGCTGCACTGCCGGGCGTTGGACTCCGACCGGGAGCAGCTAGAGAGGCACCATCGCCGGCGGGCGCTCAAGTACTCCTTCGTCTGCCGGCTCTGCGGGCAAGGTTTCAGTCGCAGCCACTACCTGGACCGGCACGCCCGACAGCACGAGGCCGAGACACCGCCGGCCTCCGCCAACGCACCAGCGGCCGCCGAgaatgcctcctcctcctcctcctcctcctccgcctccgccTCCGCCGCTCCTCCCTCCTCCTTCATCTGCCACCTCTGTGGCGACAGCTTTGCCCGCTGGGCCAGCCTCCAGGATCACCGCTGTTCGCAGCCGGAGCCCGCCGCGGCAACACCAGCACCACCGCAGCCGCTGCCgccggtggaggaggaggaggaggaggaggaggaggccgatgGCAGGCAGCGGCGGGCGACGGACCCAGCCCCCGACAAGTGA